In a single window of the Aminomonas paucivorans DSM 12260 genome:
- a CDS encoding ferritin, whose translation MNIGKKMEKAINDQIQAELYSGYMYLAMAAYFEAQNLKGCAHWMKKQAEEEQEHAMKFFDYVAERGGRVTLQAIQAPKTDWASPLAVFEEAYAHEQKVTSLIYGLYEVALKEKDYTSQTFLQWYLTEQVEEEADSSEIVEKLKAVQGAPQALLMLDRELGQRG comes from the coding sequence ATGAACATCGGCAAGAAGATGGAAAAGGCTATCAACGACCAGATCCAGGCGGAGCTGTACTCCGGGTACATGTATCTCGCCATGGCGGCGTATTTCGAGGCCCAGAACCTCAAGGGCTGCGCCCACTGGATGAAGAAGCAGGCGGAGGAGGAGCAGGAGCACGCCATGAAGTTCTTCGACTACGTGGCGGAGCGGGGCGGCCGGGTGACCCTTCAGGCCATCCAGGCCCCCAAGACCGACTGGGCCTCCCCCTTGGCGGTCTTCGAGGAGGCCTACGCCCACGAGCAGAAGGTGACCTCCCTCATCTACGGCCTCTACGAGGTGGCCCTGAAGGAGAAGGACTACACTTCCCAGACCTTCCTCCAGTGGTACCTGACGGAGCAGGTGGAGGAAGAGGCGGATTCCTCGGAGATCGTGGAGAAGCTGAAGGCCGTGCAGGGCGCCCCTCAGGCGCTCCTGATGCTGGACCGGGAACTGGGACAGCGCGGCTAG
- a CDS encoding flavin reductase family protein has product MEKQIDVKALFQFSYGMYIVSSLCEGRLNGQIANAAMQVTGDPCSVAVCLHQSNLTTEYIGKSGVFSVSVLEQEVPMTFIGQFGFKCGRDIDKFCNVPYLTGSTGAPMVTEHALAVLEAKVVHRMDVFTHRLFVGEVVSSQVVREGTPLTYADYHLIKKGKSPKNAPTFGFNQLK; this is encoded by the coding sequence ATGGAGAAGCAGATCGACGTGAAGGCCCTGTTCCAGTTCAGCTACGGCATGTACATCGTCAGTTCCCTCTGCGAGGGGCGGCTCAACGGCCAGATCGCCAACGCGGCGATGCAGGTCACCGGGGACCCCTGCTCCGTGGCGGTGTGCCTGCACCAGTCCAACCTCACCACGGAGTACATCGGCAAGAGCGGGGTCTTCTCCGTGTCCGTCCTGGAGCAGGAGGTCCCCATGACCTTCATCGGCCAGTTCGGGTTCAAGTGCGGCCGGGACATCGACAAGTTCTGCAACGTCCCGTACCTCACCGGCTCCACCGGGGCTCCCATGGTGACGGAACACGCCCTGGCGGTGCTGGAGGCGAAGGTGGTGCACCGGATGGACGTGTTCACCCACCGGCTCTTCGTGGGGGAGGTGGTTTCCTCCCAGGTGGTGCGGGAGGGAACGCCCCTCACCTATGCGGACTACCACCTCATCAAGAAGGGCAAGTCCCCCAAGAACGCCCCCACCTTCGGGTTCAACCAGCTGAAGTGA
- a CDS encoding TIGR02757 family protein gives MTRVLAAYLEETYRAFHRPETIHPDPLEVPRRYPFGEDREVTALLAALYAYGRVRQILTTLDRLLAPLGPRPASVLRDGALPGAFCAPAHRFTSCEQTLGLLAGTGAVLREFGSLEGAFLRGGVPTCREDLLEALEGFAALLAERSGTDGAFLLPRPSGKSACKRWFLFLRWMVREDEVDPGGWRGIPRSALVVPLDAHMFRFGREWGLIRRASPDLKSALELTEALAAVDPQDPVRFDFSLTRRGILGEGTLDRSPALGVSFPPS, from the coding sequence GTGACCCGGGTCCTGGCGGCGTACCTGGAGGAGACCTATCGGGCCTTCCACCGCCCCGAGACGATCCACCCGGACCCCCTGGAGGTTCCCCGGCGCTACCCCTTCGGGGAGGACCGGGAGGTGACGGCCCTTCTGGCTGCCCTGTACGCCTATGGCCGGGTGCGGCAGATCCTGACCACCCTGGACCGCCTCCTGGCTCCCCTGGGCCCCCGGCCCGCCTCCGTCCTCCGGGACGGGGCGCTGCCGGGGGCCTTCTGCGCTCCCGCCCACCGCTTCACCTCCTGCGAGCAGACCCTGGGTCTGCTCGCAGGGACGGGGGCGGTGCTGCGGGAGTTCGGCTCCCTGGAGGGGGCCTTTCTGCGGGGCGGGGTCCCGACGTGCCGGGAGGACCTGCTGGAGGCCCTGGAGGGTTTCGCCGCCCTGCTGGCGGAGCGCTCCGGCACCGACGGGGCCTTCCTGCTGCCCCGTCCCTCCGGGAAGAGCGCCTGCAAACGCTGGTTCCTCTTTCTGCGCTGGATGGTCCGGGAGGACGAGGTGGACCCGGGGGGCTGGCGGGGCATCCCACGGTCCGCCCTGGTGGTGCCCCTGGACGCCCACATGTTCCGCTTCGGACGGGAGTGGGGGCTGATCCGCCGGGCCAGCCCGGACCTGAAGTCGGCCCTGGAACTCACCGAGGCCCTGGCGGCGGTGGATCCCCAGGACCCGGTGCGCTTCGACTTCTCCCTCACCCGCAGGGGCATCCTGGGAGAGGGGACCCTTGACAGGTCTCCCGCCCTTGGGGTATCCTTCCCGCCAAGCTGA
- a CDS encoding RimK family alpha-L-glutamate ligase — protein MSRGPVLRILFTRLRAEEKLLAEAARRQGIPVDLADVTDRVFGAALPAEAGDVVLARCVSHGQNEAVAGMLEARGFRVANPSSVMALCGDKLRTTLALERGGVAQPRWRTALSEEGALEAAEELGYPVVFKPLVGSWGRLLAKANDREAAEAVVEHKAQLGAAHRTFYLQEYVHKGGFDVRAFVVGGEPLCAIRRESSHWITNTARGGRACAQPLDEELSGVLRSVHAALGGDFLAVDLFRSRDRWLVNEVNDGGEFRNSVEPTGTDIPGAVVAHLWANRPRA, from the coding sequence GTGAGTAGGGGGCCCGTCCTTCGGATCCTCTTCACCCGGCTTCGGGCGGAGGAGAAGCTGCTGGCGGAGGCGGCCCGTCGGCAGGGTATCCCCGTGGACCTGGCGGACGTGACGGACCGGGTCTTCGGGGCCGCCCTGCCCGCGGAGGCCGGGGACGTGGTGCTGGCCCGGTGCGTGAGCCACGGGCAGAACGAGGCGGTGGCCGGGATGCTGGAGGCCCGGGGGTTCCGGGTGGCCAACCCGTCGTCGGTGATGGCCCTCTGCGGGGACAAGCTGCGCACCACCCTGGCCCTGGAGCGGGGGGGGGTGGCGCAACCCCGGTGGCGCACCGCCCTGTCGGAGGAGGGGGCCCTGGAGGCGGCGGAAGAGCTGGGGTACCCGGTGGTCTTCAAGCCCCTGGTGGGAAGCTGGGGACGCCTGTTGGCCAAGGCGAACGACCGGGAGGCGGCGGAGGCGGTGGTGGAGCACAAGGCCCAGCTGGGGGCGGCGCACCGCACCTTCTACCTCCAGGAGTACGTGCACAAGGGGGGCTTCGACGTGCGGGCCTTCGTGGTGGGGGGAGAACCCCTCTGCGCCATCCGGCGGGAGAGTTCCCACTGGATCACCAACACCGCCCGGGGGGGACGGGCCTGCGCCCAGCCCCTGGACGAGGAACTCTCCGGGGTGCTCCGGTCGGTGCACGCCGCCCTGGGGGGAGACTTCCTGGCGGTGGACCTGTTCCGTTCCCGGGACCGGTGGCTGGTGAACGAGGTGAACGACGGAGGGGAGTTCCGCAACTCCGTGGAGCCCACCGGGACGGACATCCCCGGTGCGGTGGTGGCCCATCTCTGGGCGAACCGGCCGAGGGCGTAG
- a CDS encoding citrate/2-methylcitrate synthase — protein MVVTVERTEVSPDRMVLDGQPVESWIESLAPGDAWFRMLQGRMPEEGERRVFDGVLVALTDHGSTPPSTQAARLVASAGVPLQAALAGGLLAFGDHHAGAIEGAMALFQEEVARPGPGGAAGLVERTLEEGARIPGFGHRVHRRDPRVVPLKRLGEACLVRSPHLDLFRSLEEELSRRKDIGGNVDGVCGALLSDLGFPPQAGRALFFAGRLPGLTGWILRETRGRAFRPYALVPREGVPCSA, from the coding sequence ATGGTGGTGACGGTGGAACGGACGGAGGTGTCCCCCGATCGGATGGTCTTGGACGGGCAGCCCGTGGAGTCCTGGATCGAAAGCCTCGCCCCCGGGGATGCGTGGTTTCGCATGCTCCAGGGGCGGATGCCCGAGGAGGGGGAGCGGCGGGTCTTCGACGGGGTGCTGGTGGCCCTCACCGACCACGGCAGCACCCCCCCCAGCACCCAGGCCGCCCGGCTGGTGGCCTCCGCGGGGGTGCCCCTCCAGGCGGCCCTGGCGGGGGGGCTGCTGGCCTTCGGGGACCACCATGCCGGGGCCATTGAGGGGGCCATGGCCCTCTTCCAGGAGGAGGTGGCCCGGCCCGGTCCGGGAGGGGCGGCGGGCCTGGTGGAGCGGACCCTGGAGGAGGGGGCCCGGATCCCGGGGTTCGGGCACCGGGTGCACCGTCGGGACCCCCGGGTGGTTCCCCTGAAGCGTCTGGGGGAGGCCTGCCTTGTCCGGAGCCCCCACCTGGACCTGTTCCGCTCCCTGGAGGAGGAGCTGTCCCGGCGCAAGGACATCGGGGGGAACGTGGACGGGGTCTGCGGGGCCCTGCTCTCCGACCTGGGCTTTCCTCCCCAGGCGGGACGGGCCCTGTTCTTCGCGGGGCGCCTGCCGGGCCTCACGGGGTGGATCCTGCGGGAGACCCGGGGGCGGGCCTTCCGGCCCTACGCCCTGGTGCCCCGGGAGGGCGTCCCGTGTTCCGCGTAG
- the argC gene encoding N-acetyl-gamma-glutamyl-phosphate reductase encodes MFRVALWGATGLAGGELLRLIAGHPNMELACAVSRGRAGQPLGGTHPHLRHAYPSCSFVSPEEAREGEADLAFLALPHGASAEEAGRCLARGQKVVDLSADFRLRDPEAHRRWYGAEVPAPELRGRGVYGLPELHREELRGADLVSGVGCNATAAILALLPLARAGVLEEARVECRVGSSEGGAGGDEGSHHPWRSRALRVVTPFAHRHLGEVCQELGLEEERLTLGVTAVELVRGVQCLAHATLSRPMVEGELWRLYRGAYGEEPFVDLCPARPSHQRIPDPRHVLGSNRVRVGFALAEGGRRILAASALDNLMKGAAGTALQGANLALGLPETRGLDMLPVFPA; translated from the coding sequence GTGTTCCGCGTAGCCCTGTGGGGGGCCACGGGCCTGGCGGGGGGGGAGCTGTTGCGCCTGATTGCGGGGCATCCGAACATGGAACTGGCCTGCGCCGTGTCCCGAGGTCGGGCGGGGCAACCCCTGGGGGGGACCCACCCCCACCTGCGACATGCCTACCCCTCCTGTTCCTTCGTCTCCCCCGAGGAGGCCCGGGAGGGGGAGGCGGACCTGGCCTTCCTGGCGCTGCCCCACGGAGCCTCGGCGGAGGAGGCGGGCCGGTGCCTAGCCCGGGGGCAGAAGGTGGTGGACCTGTCGGCGGACTTTCGGCTGCGGGACCCGGAGGCCCACCGACGTTGGTACGGGGCGGAGGTCCCCGCTCCGGAGCTGCGGGGCCGGGGGGTGTACGGTCTGCCGGAGCTGCACCGGGAGGAGCTGCGGGGGGCGGACCTGGTCTCCGGGGTGGGGTGCAACGCCACCGCCGCGATCCTGGCTCTGCTGCCCCTGGCCCGGGCGGGGGTGCTGGAGGAGGCCCGGGTGGAGTGCCGGGTGGGCTCCTCCGAGGGGGGCGCCGGAGGGGACGAGGGGAGCCACCACCCCTGGCGCAGCCGGGCCCTTCGGGTGGTGACCCCCTTCGCCCACCGCCACCTGGGGGAGGTGTGCCAGGAGCTGGGGCTGGAGGAGGAGCGCCTCACCCTGGGGGTGACGGCGGTGGAGCTGGTGCGGGGGGTGCAGTGCCTGGCCCACGCCACCCTCTCCCGGCCCATGGTGGAGGGGGAGCTGTGGCGCCTCTACCGGGGAGCCTACGGGGAGGAGCCCTTCGTGGACCTGTGCCCCGCCCGGCCCTCCCACCAGCGGATCCCGGACCCCCGGCACGTCCTGGGGAGCAACCGGGTTCGGGTGGGCTTCGCCCTGGCGGAAGGGGGGCGGCGGATCCTGGCGGCCTCCGCTCTGGACAACCTGATGAAGGGCGCCGCGGGCACGGCGCTGCAGGGGGCGAACCTGGCCCTGGGGCTCCCGGAGACCCGGGGGTTGGACATGCTGCCGGTGTTCCCGGCGTGA
- a CDS encoding amino acid kinase family protein has translation MIGVVKVGGARGNRTEPLVRELAERVASGERWVLVHGASGAMDDLCRREGVEVRHVVSPSGYRSRFVGEPERRLFERAAREAGEALVGQLGGLGVPSKALRPARAARKECLRSLEEGRVRLVRGNRSGSVTEVDPRPLEALLDSRTVPVLPPLGRDDEGLWLNVDGDRLAAATARALGAEVLVILSNVPGLLADPQDPESRIPSGDLEGWEVLEGAAKGNMKRKLLACREALEGGVPRVVLGDGRVEAPLGAALSGRGTQLWAACCTAVGA, from the coding sequence ATGATCGGGGTGGTGAAGGTGGGGGGCGCCCGGGGGAACCGGACGGAACCCCTGGTGCGGGAGCTGGCGGAGCGGGTGGCCTCGGGGGAGCGTTGGGTCCTGGTGCACGGGGCCAGCGGGGCCATGGACGACCTGTGCCGCCGGGAGGGGGTGGAGGTGCGCCACGTGGTGAGCCCCTCGGGGTACCGGAGCCGCTTCGTGGGGGAGCCGGAGCGGCGGCTCTTCGAGCGGGCGGCCCGGGAGGCGGGGGAGGCCCTGGTGGGTCAGTTGGGGGGGCTGGGGGTCCCCAGCAAGGCTCTGCGCCCCGCCCGGGCGGCCCGGAAGGAGTGTCTCCGCTCCCTGGAGGAGGGGCGGGTCCGGTTGGTCCGGGGCAACCGGAGCGGCTCCGTGACGGAGGTGGATCCCCGTCCCCTGGAGGCCCTGCTGGACTCCCGAACCGTGCCCGTGCTGCCCCCCCTGGGACGGGACGACGAGGGGCTGTGGCTGAACGTGGACGGGGATCGCCTGGCGGCGGCGACGGCTCGGGCCCTGGGGGCGGAGGTGCTGGTGATTCTCTCCAACGTGCCGGGGCTTCTGGCGGACCCGCAGGATCCGGAAAGCCGCATCCCCTCGGGGGATTTGGAAGGTTGGGAGGTCCTGGAGGGGGCGGCGAAGGGGAACATGAAGCGCAAGCTCCTGGCCTGTCGGGAGGCCCTGGAGGGGGGCGTTCCCCGGGTGGTCCTGGGGGACGGACGGGTGGAGGCCCCCCTGGGGGCGGCACTGTCGGGAAGGGGGACGCAGCTTTGGGCAGCGTGCTGTACGGCGGTCGGGGCCTGA
- a CDS encoding aspartate aminotransferase family protein: MLYGGRGLTLTEGSGSRVRDSSGREYLDWFTGHGALLFGHRHPRLVAALREASEGLWGVGAGFRHPAREACEERLAALLPRGRVLWANSGAEALEGALKLALLLRPGRPRLLAVRRAFHGRTLGALGLTFNPKYREPFRAFLPPVEHRGAEELPAAVGPDVAAVFLEPLQGEGGVHPLDPELGRALTRACRASGALLVADEVQSGMGRCGALLASPLMGLEPDAVCLAKGLAGGLPAGALVWRGDLGDFSPHSHGSTCAGNPVVCRVALEAFRLLDEGLPQRGAALGEVFRGRLRGLEHPAIREVRGVGLLTGVELTVPALPVVKALQERGVLALAAGPRVVRFLPPFVIPEEEGAEVAERFALALEDCR; the protein is encoded by the coding sequence GTGCTGTACGGCGGTCGGGGCCTGACCCTGACGGAGGGCTCCGGGAGTCGGGTGCGGGATTCCTCGGGGCGGGAGTACCTGGACTGGTTCACGGGGCACGGGGCGCTGCTCTTCGGCCATCGGCACCCCCGGCTGGTTGCGGCTTTGCGGGAGGCCTCCGAGGGTCTCTGGGGGGTGGGGGCGGGCTTCCGCCACCCCGCCCGGGAGGCCTGCGAGGAGCGCCTGGCGGCCCTGCTTCCCCGGGGGCGGGTTCTCTGGGCCAACAGCGGGGCGGAGGCCCTGGAAGGGGCCCTCAAGCTGGCCCTGCTGCTGCGCCCGGGGAGGCCCCGTCTGCTGGCGGTGCGTCGGGCCTTTCACGGCCGAACCCTGGGGGCCCTGGGGCTCACCTTCAACCCCAAGTATCGGGAACCCTTCCGGGCCTTCCTGCCCCCGGTGGAGCACCGGGGGGCCGAGGAGCTTCCCGCGGCGGTGGGACCGGATGTGGCGGCGGTGTTTCTGGAGCCCCTACAGGGGGAGGGAGGAGTGCACCCCCTGGATCCGGAGCTGGGCAGGGCGCTGACCCGGGCCTGCCGGGCCTCCGGGGCCCTTCTGGTGGCGGACGAGGTGCAGTCCGGCATGGGGCGCTGCGGCGCGCTGCTGGCCAGCCCCCTGATGGGGCTGGAGCCCGACGCGGTGTGCCTGGCCAAGGGACTGGCGGGGGGGCTTCCCGCGGGGGCGCTGGTCTGGCGGGGGGATCTGGGAGACTTCTCCCCCCATTCTCACGGTTCCACCTGCGCGGGCAACCCCGTGGTCTGCCGGGTGGCCCTGGAGGCGTTCCGGCTCCTGGACGAAGGGCTCCCGCAGCGGGGGGCCGCCCTGGGAGAGGTCTTCCGGGGGCGGCTTCGGGGCCTGGAGCATCCGGCGATCCGGGAGGTCCGGGGGGTGGGGCTCCTCACGGGGGTGGAGCTGACGGTGCCCGCCCTGCCTGTGGTGAAGGCCCTCCAGGAGAGGGGCGTCCTGGCCCTGGCGGCGGGGCCTCGGGTGGTGCGGTTTCTGCCCCCCTTCGTTATCCCGGAGGAGGAGGGGGCGGAGGTGGCGGAACGCTTCGCCTTGGCCCTGGAAGACTGCCGATGA
- a CDS encoding M20/M25/M40 family metallo-hydrolase has translation MTREERLLADLVGVPSPSGEEGAAAATLCDLLPRFGWEEATVDEAGSVVARRGSGGRELLLLGHLDTVPGGPEVRLEGEVLWGRGSVDAKGPLCALGVSGGRIPLPPGWRVTLVAASGEEADSRGTRHRLPLHAPAACLVGEPTGTDGVALSYRGRVLLSLEGEDGGAHRSGDPGPLAAAVRAAAAILEEAEAREGHSGAVLGMEGHEAGRRTARVDLDLRLPLGASVAGCLEWAAEVAARRGLTLRVRDAVEPHGVDRLDPAVQALRVAVRGEGMTPRLLAKQGTADFNLAAAWGCPLAVYGPGDSRMDHTSEERLDLGEYRRALGVLDRALPLLMDRA, from the coding sequence ATGACCCGGGAGGAGCGGCTTCTGGCGGACCTGGTGGGGGTTCCCAGCCCCAGCGGCGAGGAAGGGGCGGCGGCGGCGACCCTGTGCGACCTTCTTCCCCGGTTCGGCTGGGAGGAGGCGACGGTGGACGAGGCGGGGAGCGTGGTGGCCCGGCGCGGCTCCGGGGGGCGGGAGCTGCTGCTGCTGGGGCACCTGGACACGGTGCCCGGGGGGCCGGAGGTGCGCCTGGAGGGAGAGGTCCTCTGGGGGCGGGGGAGCGTGGACGCCAAGGGCCCCCTGTGCGCCCTGGGGGTCAGCGGCGGGCGGATCCCCTTGCCTCCGGGATGGCGGGTGACCCTGGTGGCCGCCTCGGGGGAGGAGGCGGATTCCCGGGGGACGAGGCACCGCCTGCCCCTCCACGCCCCGGCGGCCTGCCTGGTGGGGGAGCCTACGGGGACCGACGGGGTGGCCCTCTCCTACCGGGGACGGGTGCTTTTGTCCCTGGAGGGAGAGGACGGAGGAGCCCACCGGTCCGGAGACCCGGGGCCCCTGGCGGCGGCGGTGCGGGCCGCTGCGGCGATCCTGGAGGAGGCGGAAGCCCGGGAGGGGCACTCCGGCGCGGTGTTGGGCATGGAGGGGCACGAGGCGGGGCGGCGCACCGCCCGGGTGGACCTGGACCTGCGCCTCCCCCTGGGGGCCTCCGTGGCGGGGTGTCTGGAATGGGCGGCGGAGGTGGCGGCCCGCCGGGGGCTGACCCTGCGGGTGCGGGACGCCGTGGAGCCCCACGGCGTGGACCGGTTGGATCCGGCGGTGCAGGCCCTGCGGGTGGCGGTGCGGGGGGAGGGCATGACGCCCCGGCTCCTGGCCAAGCAGGGCACGGCGGACTTCAACCTGGCCGCCGCCTGGGGGTGTCCCCTGGCGGTCTACGGCCCCGGGGACTCCCGGATGGACCACACCTCGGAGGAACGGCTGGATCTGGGGGAGTACCGCCGGGCCCTGGGGGTGCTGGATCGGGCCCTGCCTCTTTTGATGGATCGGGCCTAA
- a CDS encoding folate family ECF transporter S component: MEPRRLWRPTTRELVFLGLLVGLNVVLTRVASIRIALGPVEGVRLGLGHLPVVLASLGMGPAAGTLVGALGDLLGYWVQPMGPYMPHFTAAAALGGALPGLLWRVWPGRPGLPGLLAAVGAPYLLVSCLLVPLILRHLFGLPLAATVPPRLVAAVVTVPAYAFLCRILLERARLAPSPFLRR, from the coding sequence GTGGAACCGCGGCGGCTCTGGCGCCCCACCACCCGGGAGCTGGTGTTCCTGGGCCTGCTGGTGGGGCTGAACGTGGTGCTCACCCGGGTGGCCAGCATCCGCATCGCCCTGGGACCCGTGGAGGGGGTGCGCCTGGGGCTGGGGCATCTTCCCGTAGTGCTGGCGAGCCTGGGGATGGGCCCCGCCGCGGGGACCCTGGTGGGAGCCCTGGGGGACCTGCTGGGCTACTGGGTGCAGCCCATGGGGCCCTACATGCCCCACTTCACCGCGGCGGCGGCCCTGGGGGGAGCCCTCCCGGGGCTCCTCTGGCGGGTCTGGCCGGGAAGGCCCGGCCTGCCCGGGCTCCTGGCGGCGGTGGGGGCCCCCTATCTCCTCGTCTCCTGCCTGCTGGTCCCCCTGATCCTCCGCCACCTCTTCGGGCTGCCCCTGGCCGCCACGGTGCCCCCCCGCCTGGTGGCGGCGGTCGTCACCGTTCCCGCCTACGCCTTCCTCTGCCGCATCCTCCTGGAACGCGCCCGTCTGGCCCCGAGCCCCTTCCTCCGCCGTTAG
- a CDS encoding CaiB/BaiF CoA transferase family protein, with translation MSTEKQGVGSGPLEGVLVLDLSRALAGPYCTMVLGDLGATVLKAEVPGRGDDSRGYLPLEDGQSGYFATFNRNKRSFTLNLRAPEGQDLCRRLARRADVLVENFSPGTMEGWGLGHEALREENPRLVYCSISGFGQTGPESSKLAFDITAQARGGLMGLTGFPDAPPTRVGSSLGDIATGMFAANAVCAALYRRSVTGRGDRLDLAMVDSVFAILENALVRAQLEPLPPGRMGSAHASAAPYDVYPTADGWLVLGCATRPTWERLCAVMERPDLADHPLFATNEARIAHLVELTETLSAWTRTLPTDEAVALLEASQVPAAPVRGVAELLGDKQLAARDMLVPSSLPGGREVLLPGCPMHFAENPSGIRLAPPLLGEHNDLVHRELLGLSEGEIETLKGKGIL, from the coding sequence ATGTCCACGGAAAAGCAAGGCGTCGGCTCCGGACCGCTGGAAGGAGTCCTGGTCCTGGATCTCTCCCGGGCCCTGGCGGGCCCCTACTGCACCATGGTGCTGGGAGACCTGGGGGCCACGGTCCTCAAGGCGGAGGTGCCGGGGCGGGGGGACGACTCCCGGGGCTACCTTCCCCTGGAGGACGGACAGAGCGGCTACTTCGCCACCTTCAACCGCAACAAGCGATCCTTCACCCTGAACCTGCGCGCCCCGGAGGGGCAGGACCTGTGCCGCCGCCTGGCCCGGAGGGCGGACGTGCTGGTGGAGAACTTCTCCCCCGGCACCATGGAGGGCTGGGGCCTGGGACACGAGGCCCTGAGGGAGGAGAACCCCCGGCTGGTGTACTGCTCCATCAGCGGCTTCGGCCAGACGGGGCCCGAGTCCTCCAAGCTGGCCTTCGACATCACCGCCCAGGCCCGGGGAGGCCTCATGGGCCTCACGGGCTTCCCCGACGCCCCCCCCACCCGGGTGGGCAGCTCCCTGGGGGACATCGCCACGGGGATGTTCGCCGCCAACGCGGTGTGCGCCGCCCTGTACCGCCGCAGCGTCACCGGCCGGGGGGACCGGCTGGACCTGGCCATGGTGGACTCGGTGTTCGCCATCCTGGAGAACGCCCTGGTGCGGGCCCAACTGGAGCCCCTTCCCCCGGGGCGCATGGGCAGCGCCCACGCCAGCGCAGCCCCCTACGACGTCTACCCCACCGCCGACGGATGGTTGGTCCTGGGATGCGCCACCCGCCCCACCTGGGAGCGCCTCTGCGCCGTCATGGAGCGCCCCGACCTGGCGGATCACCCCCTCTTCGCCACCAACGAGGCCCGGATCGCCCACCTGGTGGAACTCACCGAGACCCTCTCCGCCTGGACGCGCACCCTGCCCACCGACGAGGCGGTGGCCCTCCTCGAAGCCTCTCAGGTGCCCGCCGCCCCGGTGCGGGGGGTGGCGGAGCTTCTGGGGGACAAGCAGCTCGCCGCCCGGGACATGCTGGTCCCCTCCTCCCTCCCCGGGGGCCGGGAGGTGCTTCTCCCGGGGTGCCCCATGCACTTCGCCGAGAACCCCTCGGGCATCCGCCTGGCCCCGCCCCTTCTGGGGGAGCACAACGACCTGGTGCACCGGGAGCTGTTGGGCCTGTCGGAAGGGGAGATCGAAACCCTGAAGGGGAAGGGGATCCTCTAG
- the ptb gene encoding phosphate butyryltransferase produces the protein MKQLRSLTELLQYAQEVGPLTISVACAEDAEVLEAVEEARKKGIAKAFLVGDADKIRSVASGLGVDLTPYDVVDEKGGEAAASLRAVELVSSGQADILMKGMVKTANFLRGVLNKEKGLRSGSLLSHVYIHEVENYDRIFFIADPAFNMYPDLGAKVGIIDNTVQLAHAFGVECPKVAALGAVEVVNADMPPTLDAANLTQMNRRGQIKGCLVDGPLALDNAVSEESARHKGIVSDVAGHADILLVPNIEAGNMLAKAIIYFARNKTAGLVLGAKAPVVLTSRADSSETKLLSIASAVALAAFQKKKKRG, from the coding sequence ATGAAACAGTTGCGTTCCCTGACCGAGTTGCTGCAGTACGCCCAGGAAGTGGGTCCCCTCACCATCAGCGTGGCCTGCGCCGAGGACGCGGAGGTCCTGGAGGCCGTCGAGGAGGCCCGCAAGAAGGGCATCGCCAAGGCGTTCCTGGTGGGGGACGCGGACAAGATCCGCTCCGTCGCCTCCGGCCTGGGCGTGGACCTGACCCCCTACGACGTGGTGGACGAGAAGGGCGGCGAGGCCGCCGCTTCCCTGCGGGCGGTGGAGCTGGTCTCCTCCGGGCAGGCGGACATCCTCATGAAGGGGATGGTCAAGACCGCCAACTTCCTCCGGGGGGTCCTCAACAAGGAGAAGGGGCTGCGCAGCGGCTCCCTGCTGTCCCACGTGTACATCCACGAGGTGGAGAACTACGACCGGATCTTCTTCATCGCCGACCCGGCCTTCAATATGTATCCCGACCTGGGGGCGAAAGTTGGCATCATCGACAACACGGTGCAGCTGGCTCACGCCTTCGGGGTGGAGTGCCCCAAGGTGGCGGCCCTGGGGGCGGTGGAGGTGGTGAACGCGGACATGCCTCCCACTCTGGACGCGGCGAACCTCACCCAGATGAACCGGCGCGGCCAGATCAAGGGCTGCCTGGTGGACGGCCCCCTGGCCCTGGACAACGCGGTGAGCGAAGAGTCCGCCAGGCACAAGGGCATCGTCTCCGACGTGGCGGGGCATGCGGACATCCTCCTGGTGCCCAACATCGAGGCGGGGAACATGCTGGCCAAGGCCATCATCTACTTCGCCCGCAACAAGACCGCGGGCCTGGTGCTGGGCGCCAAGGCCCCGGTGGTGCTCACCAGCCGGGCGGATTCGTCGGAGACCAAGCTGCTCTCCATCGCCTCCGCGGTGGCCCTGGCGGCGTTCCAAAAGAAGAAGAAACGGGGCTAG